A region from the Methylocella sp. genome encodes:
- a CDS encoding response regulator: MNDGDRPGGILVIDDDASMRSMVIDFLEENNMRAISASGRQGMARHFAGDKPRLVILDLQLGQEDGLELLREIRSRSDVPVIIVTGHRCEEADRVVGLELGADDYVTKPFSLRELLARIRAVLRRRGTKGIAPRKDSEPVVYTFGGWQFNRRFGRLTNSSEIAVTLTRNERALLIAFLESPHRTLSREQLMQATRLHDNISGRSIDVQILRLRRRLEACPGAPQIIQTHHGFGYLFALDVERV; encoded by the coding sequence ATGAACGATGGCGACCGGCCGGGAGGCATCCTCGTTATCGATGACGATGCATCCATGCGAAGCATGGTCATCGACTTCCTCGAAGAAAATAACATGCGCGCCATCTCAGCCTCAGGACGGCAGGGCATGGCTCGTCACTTCGCGGGAGACAAACCCCGTTTGGTTATTCTTGATCTACAACTTGGCCAAGAGGACGGGCTCGAGTTATTGCGAGAGATCCGGTCGCGCTCCGACGTCCCAGTGATCATCGTCACCGGGCATCGGTGCGAAGAAGCCGACCGGGTGGTTGGATTGGAACTTGGCGCCGATGATTACGTCACCAAACCTTTCAGCCTCCGAGAGCTGCTGGCACGCATTCGGGCAGTATTGCGGCGACGGGGAACCAAGGGCATTGCGCCTCGGAAAGATTCGGAGCCAGTCGTTTACACATTCGGTGGATGGCAGTTCAATCGACGCTTTGGCCGCCTGACCAACTCCAGTGAAATTGCGGTCACTCTGACGAGGAACGAACGCGCCCTCCTGATTGCGTTCCTTGAGTCGCCGCACCGGACACTATCTCGCGAGCAACTCATGCAGGCGACTCGCCTGCATGACAACATCTCCGGTCGAAGCATCGATGTGCAGATCCTGCGCCTGCGGCGGAGGTTGGAGGCCTGCCCTGGCGCTCCGCAGATCATCCAGACACATCATGGGTTCGGTTACTTATTTGCTCTGGACGTCGAGCGGGTTTGA
- a CDS encoding IS630 family transposase (programmed frameshift): protein MTQAYSADLRSRVIQASGNGLSARAAAERFGVGVSTAIVWVRRFRENGERGARRQGKPRGSQLDPHEAFIRALVDETKDISLAEIAARLEAEHGVRVGSTTVWKFLDRCDLTYKKKTAHAAEQQRADVKAARQAWFDGQLDLDPEKLVFIDETGTSTKMARLRGRSKRGERCLASIPHGHWKTTTFTAGLRLTGMMAPMVLDGAMNGPAFLAYVEQVLVPELQSGDIVVMDNLPAHKIAGVRQAIEGAGATLRHLPPYSPDFNPIENAFSKFKALLRKVAAWTIPELWQAIADAIPHFLPAECQNYFEAAGYGPE, encoded by the exons ATGACACAGGCCTACAGCGCGGATCTTCGCAGCCGTGTGATCCAAGCATCCGGGAACGGTTTGTCTGCTCGGGCTGCGGCCGAGCGGTTCGGTGTCGGGGTTTCGACCGCGATCGTCTGGGTTCGACGCTTTCGGGAGAATGGTGAACGTGGCGCCCGCCGGCAAGGCAAGCCCCGTGGTTCCCAGCTTGATCCGCACGAGGCCTTTATCCGGGCTCTGGTGGACGAGACGAAGGATATCTCCCTGGCAGAGATCGCCGCGCGCCTCGAGGCCGAACACGGTGTTCGCGTTGGATCGACCACCGTGTGGAAATTCCTCGACCGGTGCGACCTGACGTACA AAAAAAAGACGGCGCACGCGGCCGAGCAGCAACGGGCGGACGTGAAGGCAGCCCGGCAGGCCTGGTTCGACGGGCAACTCGATCTCGATCCGGAGAAACTGGTCTTCATCGACGAGACCGGAACCTCAACCAAGATGGCCCGCCTGCGCGGTCGCTCGAAGCGCGGCGAGCGCTGTCTGGCGTCGATTCCTCACGGCCATTGGAAAACCACCACTTTCACCGCCGGCCTCAGGCTCACAGGGATGATGGCGCCGATGGTCCTTGACGGCGCTATGAACGGTCCGGCTTTCCTCGCTTATGTCGAGCAGGTTCTTGTGCCGGAACTCCAATCCGGCGACATTGTCGTGATGGATAACTTGCCGGCGCACAAGATTGCCGGCGTGCGGCAGGCCATCGAAGGGGCCGGCGCAACGCTTCGTCACCTGCCGCCCTACAGCCCCGACTTCAACCCCATCGAGAACGCCTTCTCAAAGTTCAAGGCACTCCTCAGAAAGGTGGCAGCGTGGACTATCCCGGAACTCTGGCAGGCCATTGCCGACGCTATCCCGCACTTCCTGCCAGCCGAATGCCAAAACTACTTCGAAGCTGCTGGATATGGACCGGAGTAA
- a CDS encoding tyrosine-type recombinase/integrase: MAPITRDDIQRRYGYFLTFLKECHQFDAAASCEAHLTPVHIGLFVDRMRDEWSATTLFMTIRTPAELSFHKLKQIARHLAPTANFQWLSDIAGDLKAEDGPVKRPPVVDASELLTAGLTLVEEYSPCDQPMDLTTARNIRNGLMIALLASCPIRVKNLGGLTLGRSFHFSDSGWWIDLPGSETKSGRPDMRMLPGFLTVALERYLLEARPFLLACRNAQEPTPRISKPDCNFSANSTPGAASQNKAAASSDGNGRSVHDDRLDLVNLSGPLWISRYGGPMTYSGIHHALTSTTDATIGVAVTPHGFRYAAATTAAWKAGHMPHLAPALLQHRDRRMTEAAYIRATSFEAAQALGKILRQG, from the coding sequence TTGGCTCCTATCACGCGTGACGATATCCAGCGGCGCTATGGATATTTTCTGACATTCCTCAAGGAATGCCATCAGTTCGACGCCGCAGCGTCTTGCGAAGCGCACCTGACGCCAGTGCACATTGGCCTGTTCGTCGATCGCATGCGCGACGAATGGTCAGCGACGACGCTGTTTATGACCATCAGGACGCCAGCAGAGCTATCATTCCACAAGCTCAAACAGATCGCGCGTCATTTGGCGCCGACGGCGAACTTCCAATGGCTGTCCGACATCGCCGGCGATCTCAAAGCCGAAGATGGTCCCGTCAAGCGACCGCCTGTCGTTGACGCTTCGGAACTCTTGACCGCGGGGCTGACGCTCGTTGAAGAATATAGCCCGTGCGACCAGCCGATGGATTTGACGACGGCGCGCAATATTCGCAATGGCCTAATGATAGCTCTGCTGGCGTCCTGTCCGATTCGGGTCAAGAATCTCGGCGGACTGACGCTCGGCCGATCATTTCATTTTTCTGATTCCGGCTGGTGGATCGACCTGCCAGGCAGCGAAACCAAGAGCGGCCGGCCCGATATGCGCATGCTGCCGGGGTTTCTCACCGTGGCTCTCGAACGATATCTGTTGGAAGCGCGGCCTTTTCTCTTGGCCTGCCGCAACGCGCAAGAGCCCACCCCCCGGATTTCGAAGCCCGACTGCAACTTTTCTGCCAACTCAACTCCCGGGGCCGCGTCTCAGAATAAGGCGGCCGCCTCGTCTGACGGGAATGGCAGGTCCGTTCATGACGACCGTCTTGATCTCGTCAATCTCTCCGGACCGCTCTGGATTTCACGATATGGCGGCCCAATGACCTATTCCGGCATCCATCATGCTCTGACGTCGACAACAGATGCGACGATCGGCGTCGCCGTCACGCCACATGGCTTTCGATACGCCGCCGCCACGACCGCCGCATGGAAGGCGGGACACATGCCACATCTCGCCCCCGCACTGCTTCAACACCGGGATCGGCGGATGACCGAAGCGGCCTACATAAGAGCTACCTCATTCGAAGCAGCGCAAGCGTTGGGGAAGATATTGCGGCAGGGATAG
- a CDS encoding site-specific integrase — MSAQSSLAEPNLADAIRLTQASDLEKSKISHWSCSMRAVATALGLPPESLPARWQALAHRVKQLHHARVGMSEKTLKNHISNLKAALRYLSGDKTIPARGTPLALEWANLRQLVGHEMDRYYLTGLMRFASGSGVSPIGVDEAFLERYMRYRCEVLAQDGSPRIQRSIVRAWNVCVDDHPTWPRRKLTSAPLAGEPGVPWSAFPESLRAEIGQYLHSLQTIRRKPDRSRRRLSKTSTVDTRLAEIQAFARRAISLGSPIESLTSLRALLDPDLVEKVIDNYWVGEHPKTYVIDLGWRLLSIARDSGALNEADLARLDDLRAELEDHRQAGLTPKNKRVVHAIQSGTVWREVVDLPERLSSEAKTTLAHAPHRASLSAQVAIGIAILTFAPVRISNLVGIRIGGHLSKPDGPNGNYLLSIPSDEVKNKVPLEFPFDGVVTKLIDVYIHEFRPHLVDAMDNDQLFPGVRDTMRAVNSFGVRIARTMEENIGIRITCHQFRHAAAAMILRNDPGNYEFVRRVLGHKNIKTTQQFYIGLETLAANRHYGEILRGDLERQSRAAMHQ, encoded by the coding sequence ATGTCCGCCCAATCATCCCTTGCCGAGCCCAATCTCGCCGACGCAATCCGCCTGACCCAGGCGTCGGATCTCGAGAAATCGAAAATCAGTCACTGGTCCTGCTCGATGCGGGCTGTCGCGACGGCGCTCGGCTTGCCGCCCGAAAGTCTGCCCGCCCGCTGGCAGGCGCTGGCGCACCGCGTCAAGCAGCTGCATCACGCCCGCGTCGGCATGTCCGAAAAGACCCTGAAAAACCACATCTCGAATCTGAAAGCCGCCTTGCGCTACCTGTCCGGGGACAAAACCATTCCCGCGCGGGGAACGCCGCTCGCGCTGGAATGGGCCAACCTGCGGCAGCTCGTCGGACACGAGATGGATCGCTATTATCTCACCGGCCTCATGCGCTTTGCTTCAGGGAGCGGCGTCTCGCCGATCGGCGTCGACGAGGCCTTTCTCGAAAGATACATGCGCTACAGATGTGAGGTTCTGGCCCAGGATGGTTCGCCTCGGATCCAGCGAAGCATTGTTCGCGCCTGGAACGTCTGCGTCGACGATCATCCGACATGGCCAAGGCGCAAATTGACTTCGGCGCCGCTTGCAGGCGAACCGGGGGTGCCCTGGAGCGCCTTTCCGGAGTCGCTGCGCGCTGAGATCGGCCAATACCTTCACTCCCTACAAACGATCCGCCGGAAGCCGGACAGATCGCGTCGCCGCCTGTCCAAAACCTCTACGGTCGACACCCGCCTTGCGGAAATCCAGGCATTTGCGCGCCGAGCCATATCGTTAGGGAGTCCGATCGAGTCGTTGACGTCGCTCCGGGCTCTGCTCGATCCGGACCTCGTCGAAAAAGTGATCGACAATTATTGGGTCGGCGAGCATCCAAAGACCTACGTCATCGATCTCGGATGGCGTTTGCTCTCTATCGCGCGCGATTCCGGCGCGTTGAACGAGGCCGATCTCGCCCGGTTGGACGATCTTCGGGCGGAGTTGGAGGACCACCGCCAGGCTGGCCTGACGCCAAAAAATAAGCGCGTCGTTCACGCCATTCAAAGCGGGACCGTCTGGCGCGAGGTGGTCGACCTGCCGGAGCGCCTGTCGAGCGAGGCGAAGACGACGCTCGCTCACGCGCCGCATCGGGCCTCTCTTTCGGCTCAGGTCGCGATCGGCATCGCGATATTGACCTTTGCGCCGGTTCGCATCAGCAATCTCGTCGGCATCCGCATCGGCGGTCATTTGAGCAAGCCCGACGGCCCCAATGGGAATTACCTGCTGTCGATCCCCTCGGACGAAGTCAAAAACAAGGTCCCTTTGGAGTTTCCGTTCGACGGCGTGGTGACGAAACTGATCGACGTCTACATTCACGAGTTTCGACCGCACCTCGTCGACGCAATGGACAACGATCAGCTGTTTCCGGGCGTCCGCGACACCATGCGCGCCGTCAACAGCTTTGGCGTCCGCATCGCCCGGACGATGGAGGAAAACATCGGCATCCGCATCACCTGCCACCAATTTCGGCACGCCGCAGCGGCGATGATCTTGCGCAATGACCCCGGCAACTACGAATTTGTGCGCCGTGTGCTCGGGCACAAAAACATCAAGACGACGCAGCAATTTTACATCGGCCTGGAAACGCTGGCGGCCAATCGTCACTATGGCGAGATCCTCCGCGGCGACCTTGAGCGCCAGTCTCGCGCTGCGATGCATCAGTGA
- a CDS encoding helix-turn-helix domain-containing protein → MTNKIKLIRTLEQQVAGGFTPQIEALLSPEQTAAMIQVKPNTLAKWRVTGEGPAFVHIGRAVRYHPRELARYIEHQTRRSTSEASTGGGRGYHNNDPL, encoded by the coding sequence ATGACCAACAAGATCAAGCTCATTCGGACGCTAGAGCAGCAGGTCGCGGGTGGATTTACGCCACAGATCGAAGCCCTGCTGAGCCCCGAACAGACCGCAGCGATGATTCAGGTGAAACCGAACACGCTGGCCAAATGGCGCGTCACCGGCGAAGGCCCCGCATTCGTCCACATTGGTCGGGCGGTCCGTTATCATCCGCGAGAACTCGCGCGCTACATTGAGCACCAGACGCGGCGGTCGACGTCGGAGGCGTCGACCGGCGGCGGACGCGGCTATCATAATAATGATCCATTATAA
- a CDS encoding dienelactone hydrolase family protein produces the protein MLALAARSEVDSTRIAAVGFHTNLATKAPAVGPGAIKARVLVCIGADDPFIPAYHRAAFESEMRDAGADWQMNLYGYTVHAFSNPEAAKRSMPEVIRYSPEAEARAWASAFDLFANALK, from the coding sequence CTGCTGGCGCTCGCCGCACGGTCCGAGGTTGATTCAACGCGCATAGCGGCGGTCGGCTTCCACACCAATCTCGCCACTAAAGCGCCCGCCGTCGGTCCCGGCGCGATCAAGGCCCGCGTCCTGGTGTGCATCGGAGCCGACGACCCGTTTATCCCGGCGTATCATCGGGCTGCATTCGAGTCCGAAATGCGCGACGCGGGCGCAGACTGGCAGATGAATCTCTACGGCTATACTGTCCACGCCTTCAGCAATCCAGAGGCTGCAAAGCGCAGCATGCCGGAGGTGATCCGCTACAGTCCGGAAGCTGAAGCGCGAGCTTGGGCGTCGGCGTTTGACCTGTTCGCGAACGCACTGAAGTAG
- a CDS encoding dienelactone hydrolase family protein translates to MLQETLTYQADGLAMRSQLLFEPASAPRAGVLVFPEAFGLDEQMIARAKRLAAVGYVALACDLHGERRVVDDLQKAMTQLQPLLTTPPAHPRARARGLCWRSPHGPRLIQRA, encoded by the coding sequence ATGCTTCAGGAAACGCTAACCTACCAAGCCGATGGCCTCGCGATGCGCAGCCAACTTTTATTTGAGCCAGCCTCTGCCCCCCGCGCCGGCGTGCTGGTGTTCCCCGAGGCCTTTGGCCTCGACGAACAAATGATCGCGCGGGCGAAGCGGCTTGCCGCTGTCGGCTACGTGGCCCTCGCCTGTGACCTGCATGGCGAGCGCCGGGTCGTGGACGACTTGCAGAAGGCGATGACGCAGCTACAGCCCCTGTTGACGACCCCACCCGCGCACCCCCGCGCCCGCGCGCGGGGGCTCTGCTGGCGCTCGCCGCACGGTCCGAGGTTGATTCAACGCGCATAG
- a CDS encoding isochorismatase family protein, with protein sequence MEIDKSDTAVVFIDPQNDVLSEKGASWGAVGQSVTENNTVENMERIFVAARDKGYLVFISPHYFYPTDGAWKINGPLESDEFRTHTFARSGPLNLAGLENSGADWLGRFKPYIEDGKTIVVSPHKVFGPQTNDLVLQLRKRAISKIILGGMLANMCVESHLREFLEQGFEVAVVKDAVAGPRHPEWGDGYQAALINYRFLAHAVLATADVVAAMR encoded by the coding sequence ATGGAAATCGACAAATCGGACACCGCCGTGGTCTTCATTGACCCACAGAACGATGTGTTGAGCGAAAAAGGGGCGAGTTGGGGGGCGGTTGGCCAGAGCGTCACCGAGAATAATACCGTCGAGAATATGGAAAGGATCTTCGTCGCCGCCCGAGACAAGGGATACCTGGTTTTCATATCCCCGCATTATTTCTATCCCACGGATGGCGCGTGGAAAATCAATGGACCGCTCGAGTCGGATGAATTCAGGACTCATACATTCGCCCGCAGCGGCCCGCTGAACCTCGCTGGGTTGGAGAATTCCGGCGCTGATTGGCTGGGTCGCTTCAAGCCATACATCGAGGACGGCAAGACGATCGTCGTCAGCCCGCACAAGGTATTCGGCCCGCAGACGAACGACCTGGTCCTGCAACTGCGCAAGCGGGCAATATCGAAGATCATTTTGGGCGGAATGCTGGCGAATATGTGCGTCGAGTCCCATCTGCGCGAGTTCCTCGAGCAGGGCTTCGAGGTCGCCGTGGTCAAGGATGCGGTCGCAGGCCCGCGCCATCCCGAGTGGGGCGACGGCTATCAGGCGGCATTGATCAACTACCGATTCCTCGCACATGCAGTTTTGGCGACCGCCGACGTTGTCGCCGCCATGCGGTGA
- a CDS encoding squalene monooxygenase, which translates to MTSTLVGKHAVVIGAGMGGLAAAGALAGYFERVTVLERDALPFDASARPGTPQSYHLHGLLVGGQRALGQLFPNFAEDLAEAGALPLRLNLDFREEFPGFEPFFPQRDLGGVFYAASRPLIESITRRRVQKLANVTIRDRCRALEIVAGNDGSAIGVRFEKIDGLGGMLPTEFVIDASGRGSLTLSFLEAIGRPRPEQTTIGVDLTYTTTTFAIPEGSRDWKAVVTIPDMLASTKAGYLVPIEGDRWLALISERDSAMPSAEPDEFMDRVKQLQTSTIYDAIKNAQRLDDIHRFRFPESSWQHYERLGELPRGLLPIGDAICRFNPVYGQGMTVAALEACMIRDLLRKRIGEKHPLDKLGQAFLAEVQPLIADVWSHSAVPDFARPQTRGERPADLENSLRFGAGLLRLAARNPEVHKLMMEVRHLIESPSALRDPELVRRVQAEMAEA; encoded by the coding sequence GTGACCTCCACTCTTGTTGGCAAACATGCCGTCGTTATCGGCGCCGGAATGGGCGGCTTGGCGGCCGCTGGCGCGCTCGCCGGGTATTTTGAACGAGTGACCGTGTTGGAACGTGACGCGCTCCCGTTTGACGCTTCCGCCCGACCAGGCACTCCTCAATCCTATCATCTGCATGGACTCCTCGTCGGTGGACAGCGAGCGCTTGGACAGCTTTTTCCGAACTTCGCTGAGGATCTGGCTGAGGCGGGAGCTCTCCCGCTGCGTTTAAATCTCGATTTTCGCGAAGAATTCCCAGGATTCGAGCCCTTCTTTCCACAGCGCGATCTTGGCGGGGTATTTTACGCCGCGTCGAGACCACTGATTGAGTCCATCACCCGAAGGCGGGTGCAGAAATTAGCCAATGTCACCATTCGAGATCGTTGCCGCGCTCTTGAAATTGTGGCTGGCAACGACGGCTCGGCAATCGGCGTTCGCTTCGAAAAAATAGATGGCCTTGGCGGGATGCTCCCGACCGAGTTTGTCATTGACGCATCCGGTCGCGGTTCGCTTACTCTTTCTTTCCTGGAAGCCATCGGGCGGCCGCGTCCCGAACAAACAACTATCGGAGTCGACCTTACCTATACCACGACGACCTTTGCGATTCCGGAGGGCTCAAGGGACTGGAAGGCTGTAGTTACGATACCTGATATGCTCGCGAGCACCAAAGCGGGCTATCTGGTGCCGATTGAAGGCGACCGCTGGCTAGCGCTCATCAGCGAGCGAGATAGCGCTATGCCCTCGGCGGAACCCGATGAATTCATGGATCGAGTGAAGCAACTCCAGACTTCCACCATTTATGATGCGATCAAAAACGCTCAACGGCTAGACGACATCCATCGTTTCCGCTTTCCCGAAAGCTCGTGGCAGCATTACGAACGGTTGGGGGAGTTGCCGCGAGGACTGCTTCCCATCGGCGATGCGATTTGCCGCTTTAACCCAGTCTATGGGCAGGGCATGACGGTCGCCGCGCTCGAAGCCTGTATGATCAGAGATTTGCTGCGGAAGCGGATTGGAGAGAAGCACCCGCTGGACAAATTGGGACAGGCCTTCCTTGCGGAAGTTCAGCCATTGATTGCAGATGTCTGGTCTCATTCGGCCGTACCGGATTTCGCCCGCCCCCAAACTCGTGGAGAACGACCGGCTGATTTGGAGAACTCGCTCCGATTTGGAGCAGGGCTTTTGCGTCTCGCGGCCCGTAACCCTGAAGTGCACAAGTTGATGATGGAGGTTCGCCATCTCATTGAGTCCCCGAGCGCCCTCCGCGATCCCGAACTGGTGCGCCGCGTACAAGCGGAAATGGCCGAAGCCTAG
- a CDS encoding cytochrome P450, giving the protein MSTSDFTAGGAASGAPSMTVVTNHELLGDTHAAFRRIRLVTPVAMHESGVFIITRAKDVEALAKDDRLRATTTEFPQMMDFPDGVLFNLFRYGMLTSNDQDHRRRRAPFSRTFAAKLIADLRPTMRSVAHSVIDGWTRGSQINFVDDYASLIPARIISGMLGLSTKDIPYFTELVYSVSRLFFMSNTKQEILEIEAAAARLCEYVETVLADRRRHPQDDFLSTFLSTADEGNELSSIEITMQIFSMIVGGTDTTRVAFAVLIGLLLDHPDQWDQICEDPSLAPKAVQESLRYEPSVAAFARLTSEDVDLEGHIIPAGRLVLLSTMSAMRDAAAYQEPDVFNIHRTDLPRLHPIFGAGGHRCIGEALARAELEEGLLALTERHPHMRLVGERANLVGFDGIRRCGRLVVEV; this is encoded by the coding sequence ATGAGTACATCAGACTTCACAGCCGGCGGGGCAGCATCCGGTGCGCCGTCGATGACGGTTGTAACGAATCATGAACTTCTCGGCGATACGCATGCTGCGTTCCGTCGAATAAGGTTGGTGACGCCGGTCGCAATGCACGAGAGCGGAGTGTTCATCATTACGCGGGCTAAAGACGTCGAAGCGCTCGCCAAAGATGACAGGCTGCGTGCGACGACGACAGAGTTCCCGCAGATGATGGATTTCCCCGATGGGGTTCTATTCAACCTTTTCCGGTACGGTATGCTGACCTCCAATGACCAGGATCATCGTCGCAGGCGCGCGCCCTTCTCAAGGACCTTTGCAGCGAAACTGATTGCAGATCTGCGTCCAACGATGAGAAGCGTGGCCCATTCCGTGATCGACGGATGGACACGTGGTTCGCAGATCAATTTCGTCGATGATTATGCGTCACTCATCCCGGCGCGGATCATCAGCGGAATGCTCGGTCTTTCTACCAAAGACATTCCATACTTTACAGAACTGGTCTATTCAGTCTCTCGATTATTTTTCATGTCGAACACCAAGCAGGAGATCTTGGAGATCGAGGCCGCAGCCGCTCGGCTTTGCGAATACGTGGAAACAGTCCTGGCGGATCGCCGACGGCACCCGCAGGATGACTTTCTCTCAACCTTTTTATCGACCGCCGACGAGGGCAACGAATTATCGTCGATAGAGATCACCATGCAGATCTTCTCAATGATCGTCGGCGGAACGGATACGACGCGTGTCGCATTTGCGGTGCTCATCGGACTTCTGCTCGACCATCCCGACCAGTGGGATCAAATATGCGAGGATCCCAGTCTCGCGCCGAAAGCTGTCCAGGAGTCACTTCGCTACGAACCCAGCGTGGCGGCGTTCGCCCGCCTCACGTCGGAGGATGTTGATTTAGAAGGCCACATTATCCCGGCAGGACGCCTAGTACTCCTATCGACAATGTCGGCGATGCGGGACGCTGCCGCCTATCAGGAGCCCGACGTCTTCAATATTCATCGCACGGACCTGCCCCGCTTGCACCCGATCTTTGGTGCCGGAGGACATCGATGCATTGGCGAAGCGCTCGCGCGCGCGGAGTTAGAAGAGGGACTTCTTGCTCTGACGGAACGACATCCGCACATGCGATTGGTGGGAGAACGCGCGAACCTTGTCGGATTCGACGGTATTCGCCGTTGTGGCCGATTGGTCGTCGAAGTTTAG
- a CDS encoding site-specific integrase, with amino-acid sequence MSKTDAALAVRDIAKGKTAKDERTGPRGRARITGGEEVARRTRNVAAAMFAWGVEHGMCESNSFVAVKLPRAPVRERFLSEEEAERLLDPIAELQSFGEMSDVFADALRLLLLTGARKTEILGLRWSEVDADRKLLILPPERTKAGGKTGDRRIPLSPPALQIIEKRHEELELAAKVAAEDGNLAVRHQFVFPAARGEGHAIGLRRAFAKASAKAVLPGLRIHDLRHSFASFAIADGASLFLIGKLLGHASARTTERYTHLSGDPLQDAVNLIGRRIMGTAKGSEEIVRMEDK; translated from the coding sequence GTGAGCAAGACTGACGCCGCGCTCGCCGTCCGAGACATCGCAAAAGGGAAGACCGCAAAAGATGAGCGGACTGGTCCGCGTGGGCGCGCTCGCATCACCGGCGGCGAGGAAGTTGCGCGACGAACACGGAACGTGGCCGCGGCTATGTTCGCTTGGGGCGTCGAGCATGGGATGTGCGAATCGAACTCTTTTGTTGCCGTCAAGCTTCCGCGCGCGCCGGTGCGTGAGCGCTTTCTCTCTGAGGAAGAGGCGGAAAGATTACTCGACCCCATCGCTGAGCTTCAGTCGTTCGGCGAGATGTCGGACGTGTTCGCTGACGCATTGCGGCTCCTGCTCCTGACTGGCGCTCGCAAGACAGAAATTCTCGGACTTAGATGGTCTGAGGTCGATGCGGACCGCAAGTTGCTCATCCTGCCGCCCGAACGTACTAAAGCCGGTGGAAAAACAGGCGATCGCCGCATTCCTCTTTCGCCACCAGCGCTTCAAATAATCGAGAAGCGCCATGAGGAACTCGAGCTGGCGGCCAAGGTAGCAGCCGAAGATGGCAATCTGGCAGTACGCCACCAATTCGTCTTTCCGGCCGCCCGCGGCGAAGGGCACGCGATCGGGCTTCGACGCGCCTTCGCTAAAGCTTCGGCCAAGGCGGTGTTACCGGGGCTCCGCATTCATGACCTCCGACATTCGTTCGCTAGCTTTGCAATCGCAGACGGCGCAAGTCTTTTCCTCATCGGGAAGCTTTTGGGCCACGCGAGCGCGCGCACAACAGAGCGCTACACGCACCTGTCGGGGGATCCGCTTCAGGACGCGGTGAACCTGATTGGGCGACGGATTATGGGCACCGCAAAAGGAAGCGAAGAGATTGTTCGAATGGAGGACAAATAG
- a CDS encoding nuclear transport factor 2 family protein translates to MKNAKQLLEAYIGGAATESAALFAENGTLELPYLADLGVEPRYQGPEVIGAFLTFLHETMYPGFKFVDVKIYIDTPDQAFGEYMIHQKSGISGKDVHQRFFGHCVAENGKIVLLREALNVLAAADAMFPGGAADILKQRPAP, encoded by the coding sequence ATGAAGAATGCAAAGCAACTTCTCGAAGCATACATAGGCGGCGCGGCGACCGAATCTGCGGCGCTGTTTGCGGAAAATGGCACCTTGGAGCTCCCCTATCTGGCCGATCTTGGCGTTGAGCCGCGTTACCAGGGACCCGAGGTCATCGGCGCTTTTCTGACTTTCCTACATGAAACCATGTATCCAGGGTTCAAGTTTGTTGACGTCAAGATCTATATCGACACTCCGGACCAGGCTTTCGGCGAATACATGATTCACCAGAAATCCGGCATTTCCGGCAAGGACGTTCATCAGCGCTTCTTCGGCCATTGCGTTGCAGAAAACGGCAAAATTGTATTGCTTCGGGAAGCCCTCAATGTCCTCGCCGCCGCCGACGCCATGTTCCCTGGAGGCGCCGCCGATATTCTCAAGCAAAGACCCGCGCCCTGA